The following proteins are co-located in the Ictalurus punctatus breed USDA103 chromosome 14, Coco_2.0, whole genome shotgun sequence genome:
- the LOC124628854 gene encoding SLC35A4 upstream open reading frame protein-like, producing MANGKDPLTQLKDLAQLKDQLEDIQKRVENEVQIGIPQGGSLLASPFLKGFLAGYVVAKLRASAVLGVALGTLTGIYTAQTYQVPNIETTIKDYLNSLKKGPNN from the exons ATGGCGAATGGCAAG GATCCCCTGACTCAGCTGAAGGATCTGGCACAGCTCAAAGATCAACTCGAAGATATTCAGAAAAGAGTGGAGAATGAAGTGCAGATTGGAATACCACAG GGTGGCTCACTCTTAGCCTCTCCGTTCCTGAAGGGCTTCCTGGCTGGCTATGTGGTGGCCAAACTACGTGCCTCAGCCGTCTTGGGGGTCGCTTTGGGAACCCTTACAGGCATCTACACCGCACAGACCTATCAGGTGCCAAACATTGAGACGACCATAAAGGACTATCTGAACTCCTTGAAGAAAGGTCCTAATAATTAA
- the slc35a4 gene encoding probable UDP-sugar transporter protein SLC35A4 — MIIIKNVGSSETNPRRTKRWLRGTRWVFLLITSVLIYGSHAPLIALTKSDSRVPFSPSSCVVLIELSKLLISLSALFASGDVHTIKVSVSWAAAMPYAVPALLYAFNNNLVVFMQAYMDPSSFQVLSNLKIASTALLYTSCLRKRLRRAQWTALAFLMVAGALHSYSSLEWEIPDQGGENARTGLHITAWGLLLVLIYCFVSGLAAVYTEKVLKSQHLPLSLQNLFLYIFGVVLNLASHFYSSGTEQAFLEGYSALVWVIVAGQAANGLLMSVIMKHGTGITRLFIISSAMLVNSVLSWGLLGLQLTPFFLLTVLMIAVAVYLYYR, encoded by the coding sequence ATGATCATCATTAAGAATGTTGGTTCTAGTGAAACAAACCCTCGACGAACTAAGCGATGGCTCCGTGGTACTCGCTGGGTCTTTCTCTTGATCACCTCGGTCCTCATCTACGGCTCTCACGCTCCTCTCATCGCTCTCACTAAATCAGACAGCCGCGTTCCCTTCAGTCCGTCGTCCTGCGTCGTTCTGATCGAACTCAGCAAGCTTCTGATCTCTCTCAGTGCGCTGTTTGCTTCAGGGGACGTCCACACCATCAAGGTTTCTGTATCCTGGGCCGCAGCGATGCCGTACGCTGTCCCCGCTCTGCTTTACGCATTCAACAACAACCTAGTGGTGTTCATGCAGGCCTACATGGACCCCAGTTCATTCCAAGTTCTCAGCAACCTGAAGATCGCCTCCACCGCTCTGCTCTACACCTCCTGTCTGAGGAAGAGGCTGCGCCGTGCTCAGTGGACGGCCCTGGCGTTTCTCATGGTGGCCGGGGCACTTCACAGCTACTCCAGCCTTGAATGGGAGATCCCAGATCAGGGAGGGGAGAACGCAAGGACCGGACTTCATATCACAGCCTGGGGACTGCTGCTCGTGCTCATTTACTGCTTCGTGTCCGGACTCGCTGCAGTCTACACTGAGAAAGTTTTAAAAAGCCAACATCTGCCTCTGAGCCTGCAGAATCTTTTCCTGTACATATTCGGTGTGGTGCTCAATCTGGCATCGCATTTCTACAGCAGCGGAACAGAGCAGGCGTTTCTAGAAGGATATTCAGCACTAGTGTGGGTCATCGTAGCAGGACAGGCAGCTAACGGCCTGCTCATGTCTGTAATAATGAAACATGGAACTGGAATCACGCGACTCTTCATCATCTCCTCAGCTATGCTGGTGAACAGCGTGCTCTCCTGGGGGCTGCTGGGATTGCAGCTCACGCCTTTCTTTCTCCTAACTGTGCTGATGATCGCAGTGGCTGTGTACCTCTATTACAGGTAA
- the cd74a gene encoding CD74 molecule, major histocompatibility complex, class II invariant chain a isoform X1, with product MEEHNDALLERASSSETVTEPRRSPNGKALKVAGLTVLACLLLAGQAFTAYYVVGQKDHLQALEQGQDTLKKELTRMLTVAPKMMNTPMSKMPLMRAFDEASPKQRVPLTRLQSSSFPSQKEGSGLVDEGPRVIAQSKRMVAAMNHMPLYSLQKLEEEEKTSALPAFVLESKCKIEAGQVKPGFFEPQCDEEGHFKPKQCWHSTGYCWCVDKNGKEIPGTLTRGPLECGSEPILEEVPAN from the exons ATGGAAGAGCACAACGACGCCCTGCTGGAGAGAGCCTCCAGCTCCGAGACTGTGACCGAGCCGAGGCG GAGCCCCAATGGTAAAGCACTGAAGGTGGCCGGTCTGACCGTGCTGGCTTGTCTCCTGCTGGCTGGTCAGGCTTTCACGGCCTACTATGTCGTGGGACAGAAGGATCATCTCCAAGCTCTGGAGCAGGGTCAAGACACCCTGAAGAAGGAGCTGACTCGCATGCTAACAG TTGCTCCTAAAATGATGAACACCCCCATGAGCAAAATGCCACTGATGAGGGCCTTTGATGAGGCCAGCCCAAAACAGCGCGTACCACTCACG agaCTGCAGTCATCCAGCTTCCCAAGCCAGAAGGAGGGAAGTGGTCTTGTGGATG AAGGCCCCAGAGTAATTGCCCAGAGCAAGAGGATGGTTGCCGCCATGAACCACATGCCTCTGTACAGTCTGCAAAAGCtcgaggaggaggaaaagaccTCGGCGCTTCCTG CTTTCGTGTTGGAGTCTAAGTGTAAGATTGAGGCTGGGCAGGTCAAACCAGGCTTCTTCGAGCCACAGTGTGATGAGGAGGGCCACTTCAAGCCCAAGCAGTGCTGGCACAGCACTGGCTACTGCTGGTGTGTGGATAAGAACGGCAAGGAGATCCCTGGCACTCTGACACGTGGACCACTGGAATGTGGCAGTG AACCCATTCTTGAAGAAGTCCCAGCCAACTAA
- the cd74a gene encoding CD74 molecule, major histocompatibility complex, class II invariant chain a isoform X2: MEEHNDALLERASSSETVTEPRRSPNGKALKVAGLTVLACLLLAGQAFTAYYVVGQKDHLQALEQGQDTLKKELTRMLTVAPKMMNTPMSKMPLMRAFDEASPKQRVPLTRLQSSSFPSQKEGSGLVDGPRVIAQSKRMVAAMNHMPLYSLQKLEEEEKTSALPAFVLESKCKIEAGQVKPGFFEPQCDEEGHFKPKQCWHSTGYCWCVDKNGKEIPGTLTRGPLECGSEPILEEVPAN, from the exons ATGGAAGAGCACAACGACGCCCTGCTGGAGAGAGCCTCCAGCTCCGAGACTGTGACCGAGCCGAGGCG GAGCCCCAATGGTAAAGCACTGAAGGTGGCCGGTCTGACCGTGCTGGCTTGTCTCCTGCTGGCTGGTCAGGCTTTCACGGCCTACTATGTCGTGGGACAGAAGGATCATCTCCAAGCTCTGGAGCAGGGTCAAGACACCCTGAAGAAGGAGCTGACTCGCATGCTAACAG TTGCTCCTAAAATGATGAACACCCCCATGAGCAAAATGCCACTGATGAGGGCCTTTGATGAGGCCAGCCCAAAACAGCGCGTACCACTCACG agaCTGCAGTCATCCAGCTTCCCAAGCCAGAAGGAGGGAAGTGGTCTTGTGGATG GCCCCAGAGTAATTGCCCAGAGCAAGAGGATGGTTGCCGCCATGAACCACATGCCTCTGTACAGTCTGCAAAAGCtcgaggaggaggaaaagaccTCGGCGCTTCCTG CTTTCGTGTTGGAGTCTAAGTGTAAGATTGAGGCTGGGCAGGTCAAACCAGGCTTCTTCGAGCCACAGTGTGATGAGGAGGGCCACTTCAAGCCCAAGCAGTGCTGGCACAGCACTGGCTACTGCTGGTGTGTGGATAAGAACGGCAAGGAGATCCCTGGCACTCTGACACGTGGACCACTGGAATGTGGCAGTG AACCCATTCTTGAAGAAGTCCCAGCCAACTAA